The Calliopsis andreniformis isolate RMS-2024a chromosome 10, iyCalAndr_principal, whole genome shotgun sequence nucleotide sequence GTTCCTTTAATTGAGTTTCGTTTATATTGAGAACCTGGGCAATTGTCCTCTCAGAAGTTGAGTCCCTTTTTTCTTACATTTTCCTCCAGAGGTGACCTGAAATGGGAATAAATTGTTAGATggtgttttctttttttctaggCACAACGTGACACTTTGCCAGCGAAAGAGTCGAAGAAGGAAAGAAGAaaggaaaagaataattgaTGTTAATTCACCGCGAAAATCAGTATTCCTTTCTTTCTTTGTGCACTGAATGGAATCGTATTgtagatatatgtatacatgtacgtgtgtgattatatttatatacacaaGTATACGTATAAATACGTATTTGTATTAATTATCAtcgtatattatttatttatatgtaaTGAGAGAAAAGTCTGTTACCTCTTCGTTCGTTTTTAAAGATCATTTTTTAAACGTTAACAAAGTACTGCtatttgttttctttttctgttattttcctttttctttttactGTAGGCGTATCTCAATGAAGAAATGGAAGTTAGTAAAAGACGAATGAATAGTGTAACAGAGAGTTATATATGGAAGCGGTTGAAGCAACGAGTTTTGTTATAGTAACGAGACACTGTTTAGTTCCTAATATTTGTACAATCATTTCGATACATTTTTTACTTTTTGAAGCTGCGTTTACAAGGAACAGTAATTTATGGTACTTAAATCGAGCTTGAACGGATTTTACTCGAGATTGTGGTCTCAATGGCAGCTATTTCGCTAAGTGTATAAAATAATAAGGTTCTTTAAATAATATTCAAGTCAATTATTTATAATTGTTCAGAATGGAATACGAGGCGTATCTGTCGTTGCTCATACTCGAGAATCACATATTCTGCCAGTCGATAACACCTTCAATGTCTGCACAACATGTACTTAATCTGTATTTTAAATGTTGATAAATCTTCCATCAACCGAGTTTCCTATCTTAATGTTTTTTAATACACATTGTACAAAATGATGTTACAAAAAGATTGATGAATtccatgaaataaaatattaacaagTAAACTAAGTAAACGATTCATTAAACCATATGTCTCCTAAACTTTACTTATTGCCAAATGACGAATCATTAGTAAAAATAGAGGCATTGGACATGTCTAGTGGTTCAAAATCATCCTCTGAGAAACAGTACTCATATAATGTCCCTATCTGATTTGTCGCAACTGATATTTGCGTCGATGCTAATTCATGACTAAACGAGGGAGACGTGACTGGCTGCCCACGCAGGGAGCCACTTATTGGTAACAGATTATTATCACAGGATTCTTTGGCGGATCCAGGATTCAAATTGCTGAGACCCGATAAATGTTTTTCAAGTTCGTTCAAACGATTTTTCGTAGTCGTCGAACAGAAGGAGAAGGAATCAAACAAATTAGGTGAATGGCGGGAAGACGCGCGATGTTCTAAAGTGGAATTTAAATTGAAGTCATTTCCAAAGAGCATGGTGCTGGTTCGCGTTTGGGGCACCTCGCCTGAAATTTTGATATTGCTCAACGAGGAATTATTAGTTAACGAGGCAGTAAGGGTCCTTTGAAAGTTAGAATCATGAGGAACTATGCTTTCCAGGGAGCTGATGGTTGTAGCTAAGCTTCCTGGAGAAGTCACTGTTTTACATATAGAATTATTCACGTCTCTGATTTCGTTCTCTTCTTCCACGGTACTTTCCTCTTTGTCATTTCTCATTTCTGTGTCATCTTCGTTTCCTTCTTGAATTTGAAGCTTCGCAATGCGCTCCAGAAGACTGGCCATGCGTTTTCTATCAAATCTGTTTGTTTCTAAAAGCTCGTACATTCGAACGACAATACTGTAGCACTTACTCTCCAAAGCACTCGACTTGGATGTAACTCGATCGAGAACCTGTCAGGAATAAGCAAATCTTTACGTGACAGTACTTATAATTAAAATATGAGTGAATAGAAAAAGACTGGCGCGGACCAATCGTTCAGAAGCAAATTGTCGAGCTTTCTCTGTGACAGACTTCGGTAGACCTGAAAATTCAGCTAAAACAATTCCATAATCATCGGTGGGCGCCACGCCACGTTTCAACTTATGGGTGTATGTTATTTGACAATTCTCCGTTTCTTCTCCTCTTGCATTTATCGTTTCGAAGAAGTGACTAAAATGTAAGATATTGTCTGATTAAAAAAAGTACGATGTGTATCAGTAAATTAGTCATTTTCCACCGCCTTACTTTGTTACATTACAGTACACATCTGCCAGTTTTGTAAGAAAGACAAAGTGAGTTGCGATAAAtccaaaggcagttgtatttaagaGTCGCTCGCAGATAGCCCAAGCGATCGAAGATCCTTCTTCAACTGAGGTACCTTTACACAATTCATCCAAAACGATTAATGATGTAGGTGTGACAGATTGCAAGATATGTTGAGCTTCTTTCATCTGAacaaagaaaagaaataaaattagtAGATGCTCCGAGAGTGTATAACAGAAGAAGAGAAAATGGGTGACTGACTTCCAGAGTAAAAGTAGAAGCATTGCACTCGATATCGTCTCGAACAGCAATCTTGCAGAATATGTGATCGGTTATACGAAACGTTGCTTTCTTAGCTGGCACGAAACAGCCGATCTGAGCCATTATATGGAGCAATACTATCTGCTTAAGGTAAGTCGATTTACCACTCATGTTGGGTCCAGTAATCACATGGAAGTTCCAAGGTACTGATGCATGCTGCAAAACGAAACAGAATGTTAACACAAAGTaaagagaagaagaaaaataaagTAGCTTACAACGTCGTTGGGTACAGGACTATCAAAGCCACAAGTTTCCAGTATAGGATGCCTAGACTCAAGTAAATCCAGTTTTTGCCCGAACGTTGGCCTGACGTATGTCTGGAGAGAACTGATTCGACCAAGGGATATTATTAGGTCTAACTCTGCCACATCGGCACTCAGTTGAAAGAAGCAGATGATGTACTCTCGAAGATTTTGTAACAAGTCACAAAGAAGCCTGTGTTTCAATAATCATTAATATTTTAGAATATATTAAATCAGAAACATTGCAAGTTTATATGGTGTTATATTTACACATTGCTCATTAAATGCAGCTCTTCAGACGCGATCTTACATTGCTGGCTCAAGGCTGCCAGCCTGTTTGTGGTCATGGTGAGGACACGTTTGTACTTCCGTACCTGCAATGAATATACGTAATACGACTTAGATTATTGgatatgaataaataaattctTCTCGACTTTTTAAAACAATTCTTTTACTTGCTAATTTTTATTCATACGAGTACCTCTATGAATTCGCTTGGCGGTTCGAAATTATCTGCGTTCCAGTTGCGTGGAAATACTGCTTGGATATGGTATCCCAGCGATGCGTTGCATCCCAAGGATAATGTTAATTTGTACTTGGCTGCAAGATGCTCTACCATAGCTACAAAAAAGAAGATAGAAGAAGATTGAGAAGAATTCCTTCCGCAAAATTTAACTCTGCCCAACTATAGAGGAAGACAACTATCCTATTTTTCTCCATACTTGAACAGTAACAGTGCTCACACGTTTTATACAGAGATTTACCAACATTTCATATCATCAATCAACTCGCAATACGTTTGTCGAGCGATGTCCAGTAAATCATTAATCCCTGCCTTGATGGCGAAACAGCGTTGCATGTTTGACGACGTGTATCCTGTCACGGACCTTGCATCTGGGTGTATCGTTTCCAGAATTCGTTCTTTCATCAAGGAAAATCGGGGATCGTACAATTTCTGAAATGTTAAGGGTGAAATATTGCACAGTGGTATGTGAGAGCTTACACAAACCTCTCTTATTCTTTGAAGGATGTTACTCTCGCCAGTGGATAGGGCTGCTTTAAGTTCTGGAATAGCATCCAATAAATTCTTCAAAAGCAATATATAATTCAAGTTTTGCTCTGCACATTGCACAGTATTTTCATGTAAAACAGGAGCCGTGGACATGGCGACGAGTCTGTCTGCGCCGTGCAATCGCCGTACGATTGTCTGTAAATGAGTATTAGGGATGAAGAAGGAAAACAGTTGGGAGCTAAAATATATTAGGACTTCGATTATCGGAACATCTATTATCTGCAGTCACTAGTTCccataatcgaggttctactgtacaCAAAATAGAGAGTAGAACCTGAAGAATAGCTCGTAAGGAGGGATTGGATACCAACTCAGCGACAGAAGATTGTCGCTCGAGAATGGCACCTTCTTGGCATGAAGGCTGAAGGATACTGGCTCGTAAAAGCTTCCTACCCATTGGTGTGGAACAAGTATCCAAGATGCTTAGTAAACTAATATTTCGTTGACTGCATTGTGACTGAACTAGCTCTAGACTCCTTGCACTTTCCAAATCTATATTAAACCAAAGTTGCTTTTTATAAAGAGACGCTTAAAAAATGCAAAGTGCGACCATTTCTTGACTCACCTATAACAGTGGCGTTGGGAGATCCCTGAAATTCGATTTTCATCGATCTGGGAATGTAAAGTATACGTTGCACGTATTCGACGTACTTCATCAAAGCAGCTGCAGCAGCTAGTGCATAGTACCTATTAAATATTCTAAGTATAACAGAAATGgatgtaaaatattatttttccttTGCAAACAATTCTTTTTCCTTTACTTTTCTTTCACGAATAGCTCCACAGATGAATACTCAGCTAGACAGAGATTTTTAACTCGTTCCAGACCATTCGCGTCGTTGAAATGAATTCGAGATACGGGTGTCACTCTCAGGCCGACAAACTTGCTCATGATGGAACGatacaggacatttctacttgcaTTATGTTCACACATCGTGTCTGGCATTAGAACCTACAAGGTTTATCATTTTCTGGGTTCTGCCATTGTTTGGA carries:
- the LOC143185134 gene encoding mutS protein homolog 4 produces the protein MASVLEPPAWESRRQSLYFNISALNLSKKNSPLHGRPSGRGWFFLGCSPTSDNYPELDKFFSRKPRNHRVIQGSKKLLIFELLKEGGISKNFSSNSFHSAFIGRSLPFKMRLGEERIEFYQLAITTGRGEARTEVGMAALDIRCPHLILCQISDSQTYKSALNKLYLFDPIEVLMPDTMCEHNASRNVLYRSIMSKFVGLRVTPVSRIHFNDANGLERVKNLCLAEYSSVELFVKEKYYALAAAAALMKYVEYVQRILYIPRSMKIEFQGSPNATVIDLESARSLELVQSQCSQRNISLLSILDTCSTPMGRKLLRASILQPSCQEGAILERQSSVAELVSNPSLRAILQTIVRRLHGADRLVAMSTAPVLHENTVQCAEQNLNYILLLKNLLDAIPELKAALSTGESNILQRIREKLYDPRFSLMKERILETIHPDARSVTGYTSSNMQRCFAIKAGINDLLDIARQTYCELIDDMKSMVEHLAAKYKLTLSLGCNASLGYHIQAVFPRNWNADNFEPPSEFIEVRKYKRVLTMTTNRLAALSQQCKIASEELHLMSNVLLCDLLQNLREYIICFFQLSADVAELDLIISLGRISSLQTYVRPTFGQKLDLLESRHPILETCGFDSPVPNDVHASVPWNFHVITGPNMSGKSTYLKQIVLLHIMAQIGCFVPAKKATFRITDHIFCKIAVRDDIECNASTFTLEMKEAQHILQSVTPTSLIVLDELCKGTSVEEGSSIAWAICERLLNTTAFGFIATHFVFLTKLADVYCNVTNHFFETINARGEETENCQITYTHKLKRGVAPTDDYGIVLAEFSGLPKSVTEKARQFASERLVLDRVTSKSSALESKCYSIVVRMYELLETNRFDRKRMASLLERIAKLQIQEGNEDDTEMRNDKEESTVEEENEIRDVNNSICKTVTSPGSLATTISSLESIVPHDSNFQRTLTASLTNNSSLSNIKISGEVPQTRTSTMLFGNDFNLNSTLEHRASSRHSPNLFDSFSFCSTTTKNRLNELEKHLSGLSNLNPGSAKESCDNNLLPISGSLRGQPVTSPSFSHELASTQISVATNQIGTLYEYCFSEDDFEPLDMSNASIFTNDSSFGNNLLVNILFHGIHQSFCNIILYNVCYRLAEYVILEYEQRQIRLLPLRPQSRVKSVQARFKYHKLLFLVNAASKSKKCIEMIVQILGTKQCLVTITKLVASTASIYNSLYAYSKKKKENNRKRKQIACTKKERNTDFRGELTSIILFLSSFLLRLFRWQSVTLCLEKKKTPSNNLFPFQVTSGGKCAEERLLVPDTTTQDSLRSGKVTQSLRCSPAGSDYCSTAPC